The following coding sequences are from one Thunnus maccoyii chromosome 17, fThuMac1.1, whole genome shotgun sequence window:
- the LOC121882030 gene encoding 1-phosphatidylinositol 4,5-bisphosphate phosphodiesterase beta-4-like, protein MTKSYEFNWQKHLPEFMQEGAFFDRFDEDPYFFEPNCQMKVDEFGFFITWKSEGKEGQVLECSLINSIRVGAVPKDPKILSSFEAIGKTEADLEGCIICICSGTDLVNLNFMFMVAENPDTARKWIEGLRSVIHNFKANNVCPMTCLKKHWMRMCFLTNVNGKIPVRGITRTFASGKTEKGIFQALKDLGLPSGKNDEIEHSDFTFDIFYALTQKICPRTDIEELFKKINGSKTDYLTVDQLVSFLNENQRDPRLNEILFPFYDPKRAMQIIEKYERDDELKKKGCMSSDGFCRYLMSDENAPVFLDRLELYQEMDQPLAHYFISSSHNTYLTGRQFGGKSSVEMYRQVLLSGCRCVELDCWDGKGEDQEPIITHGKAMCTDILFKDVIQAIKETAFVTSDYPVILSFENHCSKPQQYKMAKYCEEIFGDFLLKLPLENYPIESGRSLPSPNDLKRKILIKNKRLKPEVEQKQLEAFKKHMEAGETNTPAIIMGEENEDDTENGEKEPEDKDLNSEAPSSLSETSEKEANSVSQSNTVSSKKVEDRSNSIKKVPEDEVTEISEATEATDATDISEASDQDNKKDVAEDSEEALIAQYTYVGATTNIHPYLSAMVNYAQPVKFQSFDMAEERNIHHNMSSFNESVGLGYLKTNAIEFVNYNKRQMSRIYPKGGRVDSSNYMPQIFWNAGCQMVSLNFQTPDLAMQLNQGKFEYNGSCGYLLKPDFMRRSDRMFDPFSETPVDGVIAATCSVQVFSGQFLSDKKIGTYVEVDMYGLPTDTIRKEFRTRMVMNNGLNPAYNEEPFVFRKVILPDLAVLRIAVYDDNNKLIGQRILPLDGLQAGYRHISLRNEGNKPLSLPTIFCQIILKTYVPDGFGAIVDALSDPKKFLTIAEKRADQMKALGIDTNDIADVPSGSSKNDKKGKGKGDTVKTSVTPQASSDMAQTSNSAQNNTAETKKDTALVPNVSIDDLKQMKTYLKLIKKQQKELNTLKKKHSKDQNVMQKAHCTQVDKMVSQHEKEKTTLEKLLEKAIKKRGENNCQELKKETEDKIQTLDTDHKAKVKDITAQHTKEWSELISSHSNEEQEMKDSHVTQQCEHLKKLLTSVQEQQTLQLKLIHERQSKEMRANQAKMSMENSKAISQDKSIKNKAERERRVRELNSSNTKKFLDERKRLAMKHQKEMEQLEKNQREQLEKLEKFNEQLLKSHHANKQVQGQGHAADGEVGGGDGPQTCHGGVSD, encoded by the exons GAAGGCCAGGTTCTCGAGTGTTCACTCATTAACAGTATTCGTGTTGGTGCCGTCCCGAAG gACCCCAAAATCTTGTCATCGTTCGAGGCCATTGGAAAAACGGAGGCAGACTTAGAGGGCTGCATCATTTGCATCTGCAGCGGCACAGACCTGGTCAACCTCAACTTCATGTTCATGGTGGCAGAGAACCCAGACACAGCCAGG aAGTGGATCGAGGGTTTGAGGTCAGTGATTCACAACTTTAAGGCCAACAATGTCTGTCCAATGACCTGCCTCAAGAAGCA TTGGATGAGAATGTGTTTCCTGACCAACGTTAATGGGAAGATTCCTGTAAGAGG AATTACACGGACATTTGCATCAGGGAAGACAGAGAAGGGGATCTTTCAAGCTCTGAAGGATCTGGGCCTTCCTAGTGGAAAG AATGACGAGATTGAACATTCAGACTTCACCTTTGACATTTTCTACGCACTCACACAGAAGATCTGCCCTCGCACAGACATAGAGGAACTCTTCAAGAAGAT CAATGGGAGCAAAACTGATTATTTAACTGTAGACCAGTTAGTCAGCTTTCTGAATGAA AACCAGCGTGATCCTAGGTTAAATGAGATCCTGTTCCCGTTCTACGACCCCAAGAGAGCCATGCAGATCATCGAGAAATACGAGAGAGATGATGAGCTGAAGAAGAAAG GCTGTATGTCCAGTGATGGTTTCTGTCGGTACCTGATGTCAGATGAGAACGCTCCAGTGTTCTTGGACCGGCTGGAGCTATACCAGGAGATGGACCAGCCACTGGCCCACTATTTCATCAGCTCCTCCCACAACACATACCTGACAGGCCGACAGTTTGGAGGAAAGTCCTCTGTGGAGATGTACCGACAGGTCCTGCTGTCTGGATGCAG ATGTGTGGAGTTGGACTGCTGGGACGGGAAAGGAGAGGACCAGGAGCCCATCATCACTCATGGCAAGGCCATGTGCACAGACATCCTGTTCAAG GATGTTATCCAAGCCATCAAGGAAACAGCATTTGTCACGTCAGATTACcctgttattttgtcctttGAAAATCATTGCAG TAAACCACAACAGTACAAGATGGCCAAGTATTGTGAGGAGATCTTTGGTGACTTCCTCCTGAAACTGCCTCTGGAGAACTACCCG ATTGAATCCGGGCGCTCTTTACCCTCTCCGAACGATCTCAAACGTAAAatcctcatcaaaaacaaacgCTTGAAACCTGAAGTTGAACAGA AGCAGCTAGAGGCCTTTAAGAAACACATGGAGGCAGGAGAGACCAACACCCCCGCCATCATTATGGGAGAGGAGAATGAAGACGACACAGAGAACG GAGAAAAAGAACCTGAAGATAAGGATTTGAATTCAGAGGCTCCCAGCAGTCTGTCAGAGACCAGCGAGAAAGAGGCCAACAGTGTTTCCCAGAGTAACACTGTCAGCTCGAAGAAAGTGGAAGATCGCAGCAACAGTATCAAGAAG GTGCCTGAGGATGAAGTGACAGAGATTTCTGAAGCCACAGAAGCAACAGACGCCACAGATATCTCAGAAGCATCTGACCAAGACAACAAAAAG GACGTGGCAGAAGACTCTGAAGAGGCTCTGATAGCTCAGTACACCTATGTGGGAGCCACCACTAACATCCACCCATACCTCTCAGCCATGGTCAACTACGCACAGCCCGTCAAGTTCCAGAGTTTTGATATGGCAGAGG agAGAAACATCCACCATAACATGTCATCTTTCAACGAGTCCGTTGGCCTGGGCTATCTGAAGACTAATGCCATCGAGTTTGTCAA CTACAACAAGCGTCAGATGAGCCGTATCTACCCCAAAGGGGGCCGAGTGGACTCCAGTAATTACATGCCTCAGATCTTCTGGAACGCAGGCTGCCAGATGGTCTCGCTCAACTTCCAGACCCCAG atCTGGCCATGCAGTTGAACCAGGGAAAGTTTGAATACAACGGCTCCTGCGG GTACCTGCTGAAGCCCGACTTTATGCGGCGGTCCGACAGGATGTTTGACCCTTTTTCAGAGACACCGGTGGATGGTGTCATTGCTGCAACTTGTAGTGTACAG GTGTTCTCTGGACAGTTCCTGTCAGATAAGAAAATCGGCACATACGTTGAAGTCGACATGTACGGCCTCCCGACGGACACCATCAGGAAGGAGTTTCGCACACGTATGGTGATGAACAACGGACTGAACCCTGCTTACAACGAGGAGCCCTTCGTCTTCAGAAAG GTGATCTTACCGGATCTGGCAGTACTGCGCATCGCCGTCTACGACGACAACAACAAGCTGATTGGCCAGCGCATCCTTCCTCTGGACGGCCTGCAGGCTGGCTACCGTCACATCTCTCTTAGGAACGAGGGCAACAAACCCCTCTCGTTGCCCACCATCTTCTGCCAAATCATCCTCAAGACCTACGTGCCCGACGGTTTCGGAG CCATTGTGGATGCTCTATCAGACCCAAAGAAGTTCTTGACTATAGCAGAAAAGAGAGCTGACCAGATGAAGGCACTTGGGATTGACACG AATGACATAGCAGATGTTCCCAGTGGAAGCTCAAAGAACGACAAGAAGGGAAAGGGTAAAGGAGACACTGTGAAGACCAGTGTGACACCACAGGCCAGCTCAGACATGGCCCAGACCTCCAACTCCGCCCAAAATAACACAGCAGAAACCAAGAAGG ATACTGCACTTGTGCCTAATGTCAGCATTGATGacttaaaacaaatgaag ACATAccttaaattgattaaaaagcAACAGAAGGAGCTCAACACTTTAAAGAAGAAACACTCAAAG GATCAAAATGTAATGCAGAAAGCCCACTGCACCCAGGTGGACAAGATGGTGTCTCAGCACGAAAAGGAGAAGACAACCCTGGAGAAACTACTAGAGAAAGCCATTAAGAAACGAGG GGAAAACAACTGCCAAGAGCtgaagaaggagacagaggACAAGATCCAAACACTAGACACTGATCACAAAGCCAAG gtaaAGGACATCACAGCGCAGCACACTAAAGAGTGGTCGGAGCTGATCAGTAGTCACAGCAACGAGGAGCAGGAAATGAAGGACAGCCACGTCACACAGCAGTGTGAGCACCTCAAGAAACTCCTGACCTCCGTCCAGGAGCAGCAGACCTTGCAGCTTAAACTCATCCATGAACG GCAGAGCAAAGAGATGCGTGCCAATCAGGCCAAGATGTCCATGGAAAACAGCAAAGCCATCAGCCAGGACAAGTCcatcaaaaacaaagcagagagagagag GAGAGTGCGAGAGTTAAACAGTAGCAACACCAAGAAGTTCCTGGATGAGAGGAAGAGG CTGGCCATGAAGCATCAGAAGGAGATGGAGCAGCTAGAGAAAAACCAGAGAGAACAGTTGGAGAAACTGGAGAAGTTCAATGAGCAG CTTTTGAAATCACACCATGCAAACAAACAGGTTCAAG GCCAAGGACATGCAGCAGATGGTGAAgttggaggaggagatggaccGCAGACCTGCCACGGTGGTGTGAGCGACTGA